One stretch of Euzebyales bacterium DNA includes these proteins:
- a CDS encoding pyridoxamine 5'-phosphate oxidase family protein, which yields MPLDHGLSVVVTLRADHTPHTTVVNAGVTSHPMTGDRVVGLVAAGSTRKLAHLRADPTIAVVVRAGWRWTAVEGRAELIGPADPHPGVDDERLRVLLREIFSAAGGTHDDWDAYDRTMRDERRTAVLVAPARVYSNPA from the coding sequence GTGCCGCTCGACCACGGCCTCAGTGTGGTCGTCACGCTCCGCGCCGACCACACCCCGCACACCACGGTCGTCAACGCCGGCGTGACTTCCCATCCGATGACCGGTGACCGCGTCGTCGGGTTGGTCGCCGCGGGCAGCACCCGCAAGCTCGCTCATCTGCGCGCCGATCCCACCATCGCCGTCGTCGTCCGAGCCGGCTGGCGGTGGACCGCGGTGGAAGGTCGCGCCGAGCTCATCGGGCCCGCCGATCCCCACCCCGGGGTAGACGACGAACGGCTCCGGGTCCTTCTTCGCGAGATCTTCAGCGCCGCAGGCGGCACCCACGACGATTGGGACGCCTACGACCGAACGATGCGCGACGAGCGACGCACGGCCGTTCTCGTCGCTCCCGCTCGCGTCTATTCGAACCCGGCATGA